One genomic window of Gossypium hirsutum isolate 1008001.06 chromosome D11, Gossypium_hirsutum_v2.1, whole genome shotgun sequence includes the following:
- the LOC107911569 gene encoding reticulon-like protein B5 isoform X1 translates to MSEESESKQSTVESVMGKIIGKIHDHDSSSDSDHKNPSSPSSVEAKIYRVLGRERPVHHVLGGGKMTPPHIPEVHLPEEPFLQVASALTLELNQALKLLRDIASGRNPKKFLMVIAASWVLSIVGSWCNFLTLFYIAFLLLHMVPVFYEKYEEKVDLFAEKAMVEIKKQYAVFNVKVLSKIPIGPLKTKKV, encoded by the exons ATGTCGGAGGAATCAGAGAGTAAGCAATCGACGGTGGAGTCAGTGATGGGAAAGATCATCGGGAAGATTCACGACCATGATTCATCATCGGATTCGGATCATAAGAACCCGAGTTCCCCTTCCTCCGTTGAAGCTAAGATTTATCGAGTGCTTGGAAGAGAGAGACCCGTTCACCATGTTCTTGGTGGTGGAAAAAT GACTCCACCTCACATCCCAGAAGTTCATTTGCCGGAGGAGCCATTCCTCCAAGTTGCCTCTGCTCTGACACTGGAACTTAATCAGGCACTGAAACTACTGCGAGATATTGCCTCTGGAAGAAATCCAAAGAAGTTCCTTATG GTTATAGCTGCTTCCTGGGTCCTGTCAATTGTGGGGAGTTGGTGCAACTTCTTGACCTTGTTCTACATAG CTTTTCTATTGCTGCATATGGTGCCGGTTTTCTATGAGAAATATGAGGAGAAGGTTGACCTGTTTGCAGAGAAGGCGATGGTTGAGATAAAAAAGCAATATGCAGTTTTCAATGTCAAAGTTCTGAGTAAAATTCCAATAGGTCCCTTGAAGACCAAGAAAGTTTAG
- the LOC107911569 gene encoding reticulon-like protein B2 isoform X2, which produces MPIPFIHKTPPHIPEVHLPEEPFLQVASALTLELNQALKLLRDIASGRNPKKFLMVIAASWVLSIVGSWCNFLTLFYIAFLLLHMVPVFYEKYEEKVDLFAEKAMVEIKKQYAVFNVKVLSKIPIGPLKTKKV; this is translated from the exons ATGCCTATACCTTTCATCCACAA GACTCCACCTCACATCCCAGAAGTTCATTTGCCGGAGGAGCCATTCCTCCAAGTTGCCTCTGCTCTGACACTGGAACTTAATCAGGCACTGAAACTACTGCGAGATATTGCCTCTGGAAGAAATCCAAAGAAGTTCCTTATG GTTATAGCTGCTTCCTGGGTCCTGTCAATTGTGGGGAGTTGGTGCAACTTCTTGACCTTGTTCTACATAG CTTTTCTATTGCTGCATATGGTGCCGGTTTTCTATGAGAAATATGAGGAGAAGGTTGACCTGTTTGCAGAGAAGGCGATGGTTGAGATAAAAAAGCAATATGCAGTTTTCAATGTCAAAGTTCTGAGTAAAATTCCAATAGGTCCCTTGAAGACCAAGAAAGTTTAG